The genome window TAGGATATGGCTTCATTGTAACATCAGACGATGTTGGTTTCCCTTGGTAATATGAGCCATTTTTATTACCTTGTGCAGGCGAATGAAAATATCTAAAGTCATAAATATCATCACCCATATTTGGAACTTTAAACAATGTTTTAGCTGGATATTTATTTTGGATTGGTTCGAGATATTTGACATAAAATCTACCACTGCTATTTTTTTCTCTTAATGAACCACGCACACTAATTGTCTTCAGAGAAGTAGAATTCGGTGAGCCTTTAATTTCTTCGTATTTGTCTGGCAAATATATTTCAACTTGCTTTTCTCCACAAGAAATTATTTCTGGAATACCCTTAGTGACAATATTATAAACATACTCACCATCTTCCTTTGCCTCAATCTTTCTTGGAAATTTATATTTTTTATCCTTGCTATATAACAATATATATTCTATAACATCATTAAATTCTTTATCGCCAGTAAGTACTCTATTCGGATGTCTAACTTGAATATTAAATGTACACAACCCACATTGAGTAGTAAAAAGTTCATCCATTAATACTTTTAAATATGCATATTCGTGAAAACTACAATGAACAGCTATTACTCCATCTTCTCGAAGTAAATTTTTTGCTATCTCTAATCTATTTTTCATAAATGTCAACCAAGTTGCGTGATTAAATGAATCGTTATAACCAAAGCTATCACTTCCAGTGTTATACGGCGGGTCAATGTAGATGAGTTTTACTTTTCCTGCATATTTTTTCTTTAGACTATGAAGGGCTATAAGATTGTTTCCTTTTATGATTAGGTTGTCATTTTCGGTTATTTCTAATGGAGTAGATTGCTTCACTTCGCTCGCAATGACGGAGAAATTTTTTATATTTGTCAATGCTTTTGGCTCAAAAAGTCTGTCAATCTCATCACGGCTTAGTATTTCGTTATAAAAAACTTCATTTTTTTTATCGTTGTCTCTGTTTTGTCCGCCCTCTAAGATGCAATCTTTATGAGGCCATGCAAGCACGACATCATCAAATTTTTTTATAAAACTGTCTTTTTTTATAAGTCCGATTTTGTTTGTATAGCTTGTGTAGGAGTTTTTAGAAAACTCATTCATGGTAAAAAACTCTATAAGCTTGTTTTGATTGAGAACGAAAATATCTTCGACTTTTGTAAAAAACTGCTCTTTTGCTTTTTCATTGCTTAAAAGTAATTTTACTAAATCAATGTCAATATTTTCTATCGCCTCAAGTACGCTAAGCACAAAAATATTTCCATCCTTATCGCAAAATTTTTCACTCTTTTTTAGCAGTTCTTGCATATGTTGGATTATTTTTAAAGACATATTTTCCCTCTTTTTACTTTTAAAAAAGTAAATGATACCTATATAAAATTAAAAGAGAGGGATATTTTCTCTTATTTTTTTAAAAAAGAGGGTTATTTGGGCTTGTTGTAACATCAAGGGAAGTTTTGTAATTTTTGCTTAAAAAAGGTAAAAATAATGACTCAGCGAGATATGGCAGGATTTTTGGATATTGATGTTAAAACTATTAGAAATTGGCGTGAAAAGAAACCACATTTATATGAAATAATCATGAAAGGCTTTGCATTTGAAGAAGTGGTAAAAAAAGCCCAACAAAACGCCGACGAGCTAAAAGCTTTGGAAGAGCAGTTTAAAGGGAAGAAGTAAATATTTATCTAAAATATTGCATTTTGTCATATTATTTTTCTTTTCTTTTTTTAGCAGGTATAATTTGTATAAATTTTCAAATGAAATAGAATAATGATTACAAAAGGAAATACAATATGCTTAGAGTGAAACTAGAAGAACAATTAAAACTTTTAAAAAATTCTTGTGAACTATATGATAAAGGCAGGATTGAGGAAGCACTTGATATTGCTAAAACATTAAGAACATTATTTCATGATACAAAATCAAGCACATCATTGGTTAAACAGCTTAATCAAAAAGACATTATTAAACTTTTATCAACTTTATCTGATAAAACAAAAGATTCTTTACTAAAGACTATGAAAAATGTAACTACAATATCAATTATGATGACCAGTGATGGGCAAAGACCTTATTTGAACAATGGTGAAAAAAAAGAATTACTATCTATCAAAGATTGGCTAGAAGAGAATGTACTCATAATAGATGATAAATCATATTCAAGGTACGATATTATCAAAATTACTGCTCACAAAGATGGTGGTGCGCACATTGAAATTGGGGGTAAAGAATTAAAACCACTAAAAAATAAGTTTGGTACTTTTACAATAAGTGAATACAATCATAAAATTACTAAAGATTTAACTAATCATCATTATATACTGCTTAGACAATTTGCTTATGAAGTTTTACACAGTGAAGAAATATTTACGAATAATAATTTATCTTTTGAACCTATGAAGATTTATAAATCATATAGAGAATATATGATTGATGGGGATGGCTACTTTTCTCAAAAAAAATTTTATAAAGCCATTGAATCATATAAACTAGCCATTGAAATAAACTCTAATAATTGTGAAATTCCATATAACAATATTGCAAATTGTTTAGTAGAATTTGGAGAAATTGATGAAGCAATAGAATATTATAAAAAAGCTATACAATTAAATGATAAATATATTGATGCATTATATAATTTATCAATTAGGTATGAAAAAATGAAACGATATGATTTAACAATTGATTTATATATAAAAATATTAAATTTAGACAATTCTCATAAAGCTGTAAATCATAACTTAAGAGCAACGATAAATATTTTAAATGATTTAGAAGAAGAGATTTTATTTCAAAATGAATTGTATATTACAAATAATTCTTCTAGCTTATTGTATCTACAAAATTTAGGCATTGGTTTGCTTAAGTTAGGTTGTTTTGAAGAGGCTGAAAAACTACATAACTATGCAATAAGTAAATTTAGTGATAACATATATTTACTCAATAACTTAGCTTATACACTATTTAAACAAAATAAATTAAAAGAAGCCTCTCAAATATTTAATACCTTACTAAAACAGGATATTGATAACTATAAAATATTTTTAGCAATAATTGAGTTTTACTTAATTTCAAATAGTAATTTATCAGATGAAATTGTTGAAAAATTTCAAAAGTTATTTAATGAGCAAATCATTTATTTAGAAATGTTTATGATTTTATTTAAACTAAGAGACAGCAATATTGAAGAAAACATTTCAATTGAAAAGTTTAGAAACAATATTAAAGATTTCGATTTTACAGACATTAAACATTGGGCAGTTAATAAAACAAATATACT of Sulfurimonas sp. contains these proteins:
- a CDS encoding site-specific DNA-methyltransferase → MSLKIIQHMQELLKKSEKFCDKDGNIFVLSVLEAIENIDIDLVKLLLSNEKAKEQFFTKVEDIFVLNQNKLIEFFTMNEFSKNSYTSYTNKIGLIKKDSFIKKFDDVVLAWPHKDCILEGGQNRDNDKKNEVFYNEILSRDEIDRLFEPKALTNIKNFSVIASEVKQSTPLEITENDNLIIKGNNLIALHSLKKKYAGKVKLIYIDPPYNTGSDSFGYNDSFNHATWLTFMKNRLEIAKNLLREDGVIAVHCSFHEYAYLKVLMDELFTTQCGLCTFNIQVRHPNRVLTGDKEFNDVIEYILLYSKDKKYKFPRKIEAKEDGEYVYNIVTKGIPEIISCGEKQVEIYLPDKYEEIKGSPNSTSLKTISVRGSLREKNSSGRFYVKYLEPIQNKYPAKTLFKVPNMGDDIYDFRYFHSPAQGNKNGSYYQGKPTSSDVTMKPYPNFYNFEREYNNVASEGDVDFRNGKKPEELIAFLIKLFTKSSDIILDYHLGSGTTCAVAHKMNRRYIGIEQMDYIEDIAVERLKKVIEGEQGGISKALNWSGGGSFIYAELKQIETFKDAEIGKLNKNMHYLPFAEIEDAEYGILEEEIKINKRFYGLCDE
- a CDS encoding tetratricopeptide repeat protein → MLRVKLEEQLKLLKNSCELYDKGRIEEALDIAKTLRTLFHDTKSSTSLVKQLNQKDIIKLLSTLSDKTKDSLLKTMKNVTTISIMMTSDGQRPYLNNGEKKELLSIKDWLEENVLIIDDKSYSRYDIIKITAHKDGGAHIEIGGKELKPLKNKFGTFTISEYNHKITKDLTNHHYILLRQFAYEVLHSEEIFTNNNLSFEPMKIYKSYREYMIDGDGYFSQKKFYKAIESYKLAIEINSNNCEIPYNNIANCLVEFGEIDEAIEYYKKAIQLNDKYIDALYNLSIRYEKMKRYDLTIDLYIKILNLDNSHKAVNHNLRATINILNDLEEEILFQNELYITNNSSSLLYLQNLGIGLLKLGCFEEAEKLHNYAISKFSDNIYLLNNLAYTLFKQNKLKEASQIFNTLLKQDIDNYKIFLAIIEFYLISNSNLSDEIVEKFQKLFNEQIIYLEMFMILFKLRDSNIEENISIEKFRNNIKDFDFTDIKHWAVNKTNILNFIEKLEI